Proteins encoded in a region of the Mycolicibacterium chitae genome:
- the dmpG gene encoding 4-hydroxy-2-oxovalerate aldolase — translation MSDIFFNPVWDVRMTDTSLRDGSHHKRHQFTKDEVGGIVAALDAAGVPVIEVTHGDGLGGSSFNYGFSKTPEQELIKLAAETAKEAKIAFLMLPGVGTKEDIKEAQNNGGSICRIATHCTEADVSIQHFGLARELGLETVGFLMMSHTISPEKLAQQARIMADAGCQCVYVVDSAGALVLEGVSDRVAALVAELGDDAQVGFHGHENLGLGVANSVEAVRAGAKQIDGSCRRFGAGAGNAPVEALIGVFDKIGVKTGIDFFDIADAAEEVVAPAMPTECLLDRNALIMGYAGVYSSFLKHAIRQSERYGVPAHELLHRAGKRKLIGGQEDQLIDIALEVKREQEAASAG, via the coding sequence ATGAGCGATATCTTCTTCAACCCCGTCTGGGATGTCCGGATGACCGACACCTCCCTGCGTGACGGGTCGCACCACAAGCGCCATCAGTTCACCAAGGACGAGGTGGGCGGCATCGTCGCGGCGCTGGACGCCGCCGGCGTTCCGGTCATCGAGGTCACCCACGGCGACGGCCTGGGCGGTTCCAGCTTCAACTACGGGTTCTCCAAGACTCCCGAACAGGAACTGATCAAGCTCGCGGCCGAGACGGCCAAGGAAGCCAAGATCGCCTTCCTGATGCTGCCGGGGGTGGGCACCAAGGAGGACATCAAAGAGGCCCAGAACAACGGCGGGTCGATCTGCCGGATCGCCACGCACTGCACCGAGGCCGACGTCTCCATCCAGCACTTCGGACTGGCCCGCGAACTGGGGCTGGAGACCGTCGGGTTCTTGATGATGAGCCACACCATCTCTCCGGAGAAGCTCGCCCAGCAGGCCCGGATCATGGCCGACGCGGGTTGTCAGTGCGTCTACGTCGTCGACTCGGCCGGCGCGTTGGTGCTCGAGGGTGTGTCCGATCGGGTGGCGGCGCTGGTGGCCGAACTCGGCGACGACGCGCAGGTGGGTTTCCACGGGCACGAGAACCTCGGGCTCGGCGTGGCCAACTCGGTGGAGGCCGTGCGCGCCGGGGCCAAGCAGATCGACGGCAGCTGCCGCCGGTTCGGCGCCGGGGCGGGGAACGCGCCGGTGGAGGCGCTGATCGGGGTCTTCGACAAGATCGGCGTCAAGACCGGGATCGACTTCTTCGATATCGCCGATGCCGCCGAAGAGGTGGTCGCCCCGGCGATGCCCACCGAATGCCTGCTGGACCGCAATGCCCTGATCATGGGCTACGCCGGGGTGTACTCCAGCTTCCTCAAGCACGCCATCCGGCAGTCCGAGCGCTACGGCGTCCCGGCCCACGAACTGCTGCACCGGGCCGGCAAGCGCAAGCTGATCGGTGGCCAGGAGGACCAGTTGATCGACATCGCACTCGAGGTCAAGCGCGAGCAGGAGGCCGCGTCCGCAGGCTGA
- a CDS encoding DUF2505 domain-containing protein, translating to MPRSCDFSVDSSASVEQIHWAFAERAYWLARLANFGGTASLEEFDVDADGVVTTIVANSLRPDGLPGPIAKVFPRQWRVEQKEIWSPAGDGKVRGKIASRSHGAPGSGSATAWLTPTPAGSRLKGRATLEFKVPLVGGKIETLMGKSLVQSIEVLQDFTTDWIKQNA from the coding sequence ATGCCGCGGTCGTGCGACTTCTCGGTGGACTCCTCGGCCAGTGTTGAGCAAATCCACTGGGCGTTTGCCGAACGTGCCTACTGGTTGGCGCGGCTGGCCAATTTCGGCGGTACGGCCAGCCTCGAGGAGTTCGATGTCGACGCCGACGGTGTCGTGACCACGATCGTGGCCAACAGCCTTCGTCCCGACGGACTGCCCGGACCGATCGCCAAGGTGTTTCCGCGCCAGTGGCGCGTCGAACAGAAGGAAATTTGGAGCCCCGCCGGCGACGGGAAGGTCCGCGGCAAGATCGCGTCGAGGTCGCATGGCGCGCCGGGATCCGGGTCTGCCACCGCCTGGCTGACCCCGACCCCGGCCGGCTCACGCCTGAAAGGGCGGGCCACCCTCGAGTTCAAGGTCCCGCTGGTCGGCGGCAAGATCGAGACCCTCATGGGCAAGTCCCTGGTCCAGAGCATCGAAGTGCTCCAGGACTTCACCACCGACTGGATCAAACAAAACGCCTGA
- a CDS encoding MbtH family protein has protein sequence MSVNPFDDENGTFFVLINDEEQHSLWPTFADVPAGWRVVHGEADRAECLEYIEQHWADIRPKSLRDRLAKS, from the coding sequence GTGAGTGTGAATCCGTTCGACGATGAAAACGGCACGTTCTTCGTCCTGATCAATGATGAAGAACAGCACAGCCTTTGGCCGACATTCGCCGATGTGCCCGCTGGGTGGCGGGTGGTGCACGGCGAGGCCGATCGCGCCGAGTGCCTGGAGTACATCGAACAACATTGGGCCGACATCCGGCCGAAGAGTCTGCGCGACAGGCTGGCCAAGAGCTAG